The genomic region agatctCTCCGGGGCTCACAAACAGCTGTGTGTGTTTCCTTCCTCTTCTCTCTGATACGTGCCCTGTCTGCCTCCCTCTGCCGATCCTTCCCATCCAGCCTCCGGGCCTGGCTTCCCCGTgtgccaccccctccccgtgtgccACCCCTATCTTTTCCTCCCTGGGACACTGGGTGCCATCCCCACCCTCTCCTTCCTGGGTACATCACCCTGCAACACCTACGCCGTCCTCCCCGTGTGTCACCCCCATCCTCTCCTCCCGGGGTGCCATCCTCCTCCCCGTGTACGGTGTGTCACCCCCATCCTCTCCTCCCGCGGTGCCATCCTCTTCCCCGTGTACGGTGTGTCACCCCCATCCTCTCCTCCCGGGGTGCCATCCTCCTCCCCGTGTACGGTGTGTCACCCCCATCCTCTCCTCCCGCGGTGCCATCCTCCTCCCCGTGTGTCACCCCCATCCTCTCCTCCCGGGGTGCCATTCTCCTCCCCGTGTGTCACCCCCATCCTCTCCTCCCGGGgtgccatcctcctcctccctctcctgggTGCCACCCACTTCCATGTCCTCCTTTCCTCCCTGTGTGTCACCTTCCCCCCTATCTCTctctccacccaccccacctgccctCTCTCACCATTCCATTGTCTACAGCCTAAGCCCCAAAATGCCATCACTGTGGCAGTCTCCTCCCGGGCTCTCTTTGACATGGTGAAAGACAGGAAAATCTACGAAGAGGAAGGGGTGGAAACCTATGTGAAATACCAGGAGGAAAACGAGAACGTCCCCCTGAAGCCTGGGCCAGCTTTCTATTTTGTCAAGGTAAGACACTCCATTTAAAAGTCCAGCTAAGCTTTCTGTTCCACAAACAACCTTACACAGAGTTTCCTGCCTGCCTCCACTCCGCCCCAGAGCCAGAGTGGTTGGTAAATACATCCGTTTACATAATCATGCAGCCAGCAGCCTTTTCTCACATAAAAATACACTAAACATGGCTCCTAAGTTTGTGTGCTGGGAGGGGAACTACTTCAGGATGTCACATCAGGGAGGATGCTGAAAGCTCAAGCCCAaatttggggaagaggaggagtctTCTACTGAACACAGTGAGGCTGCTGGAAAATGGTTTCAGGCTTAGTGGCCTGTTCGAGTTGATTGAGTAATCTCAGTTTGCTCTCTTTATCTCCCGACTGAAATAACTTAGAATAATTTTACTGTCCTCCTCTCCCTGAGTCAGTAAAGATACAAGCCTGTGTAAGATCACGTAGTATTTCCTCCTGAAAAACTGGCACAGGTTACATGGAGGAAGTTAATAGCCTCTTGACAATCTAAAGATTAAAGAATGGTTACATACACAAGGTGTGGTTAGGAGGATAGAATCAATGCCTATCAGAGTCATGATACAGACAGAAAGTTCATTTCCTTTTAAGGCATTATCAGATAATTTAGGCCCCAGATAAACCAGGGGCATAGCTACAGGTGGACCTGGGTAGGCCACAGCCCAcccacttagcatccaggcccacccccagcccccattgcTCAGGCCCCATCGCTGGCCCTGCAAGATACTGCACACTGGGTGCACACACACCCAGCTCGACCAGAGGGGAGGGACAGGAGTCACACAGCAGTGGAGCACTTGACGAGTGCGCCGTGCACGCCAcagcaggaggagggtgaccCGCCCGTCCAGCGGCAATAGGCATCAAAAAACATAGGCCTGCCGCCTCTGGGAGCCAGGCCTGACATGGGGAAGTGCAACTGGGATGGGTGCTAAGAGCCACGTGCACTGGAGGGTGGCAtctcctcctggagctgggtgcATGCATGGGGCCACGGAGGGCCCCTGGCCAGAGCATCCATCATCCTCCACAAGGCCAGCTGGACTGGTGGGGTTGGGCAGAGGCGGGCCCCCCGATTCCTCCTGCCCCTCCATCATTGCCAGCCCACTCGAAGTCTGGGCCCAACCAAATGTTCCATGCTAGCTACATCACTGCCCCAAACTTGCATGGGTTTTAATTAGTTATAAAACCAAATTTTAAGATCTTTACTCAGTGTGGAATGACCAAGGTTGAGGATATTGACACCCTATCAAGGAATATAGTAGCTGAAATAAATGGTCAAAAGGTGAAAGATCCTGTGATTGATATCAAAGCATCTCAGAAAATAACATCCACTATTGTGAGACTGCAGATAGGCCACATTGCAGAAGTCAGAATCAATAGAGATGGGAGCAAGGTGTATGTATTTTggaagatgatttaaaaaaaaatctagataaattcatggaggatagatccatcaatggctattagccaggatgagcagggatggtgtccctagcctctgtttgccagaagctgggaatgggcgacagggatggatcacttgatgattacctgttctgtccattccctctggggcacctggcattggccactgtcggaagacaggagactgggctagatggaccttcggtctgactCAGCATAGCCGTACTTATGTTCTTAAGATGTACCAGGAGCAGGCTTAAATACTTGCCTATGCTTTTGAATGTAATATTGTTAGGAAAGTGAAGCTTTTCAGATTGGATCAAGCCCTACATAGGACCCTGTACAAGTTGCTAAATTAATTCTTGAACTTCATGGCATGATACAACACTTGTCCCACAATAAAACAACACCTCAGTTTTTACTCTGTTCACTCACTTCATTTAGAATTTGCCTGACTAATGATGTGGGTTCAAGATTAATAGAATTCCTtgcactatttaaaaataaaaacatttatgaCTGGCTTCAAACTTGCTGGTGCAATGAGAACAAGGCAAAGAAACTGACTCTGATTCAGGGGCCTATATGcaggagtgaaactgactattTTGTTTTCACTGTGTGAGCTAAGAGATATGCCAAAGGTAAACAGCCCTAAATGATGTAGAGTAAACTATATTTAAAATATGCTTTCATCTTTGGTTATTTAACTGTTTCTAATAAACACAGACTTCAGCGGGGTTGCTTGAGTGTTATATATATTTGGTCCAAAGTGTTCATTTTAGTTCTTCAGGGAATTGTCACCTCACAGGCCTCACCAAAGTAGTTTTTGAGAAGATCTACTGTTTGTCGGTAATTAGACTAGCTGGGAGGAAGAGTCTATGACATAGCACTTCCATGTGGATTTAAAATAGACCCTTAACTTTAATTGTTGTAAGACTAGCCTCAGAAAGGCTATGAATAGCTAAACATTTTTTACCACTTATGATCAAATTATGGGTATGCtgagtggaggggaaaaaagaaatagGTGACAGCCGTGATGCGATTTCCTGTGGTCTCCTAAGTGCAACAGGGAGACGCCACCAGCAGCGCTCAGCACCTTATCAAGGGTGTGTCTGGGCAGGATGGAAGCAGGGCAATGAAAACACCCTTCCTACACACCAACAGGGTTACAGTAGATGGAGCACGTGCTACACCATTTTACAAGTATGGTAACTACTCTATATAGGTACGAGCATGCTTCCACTACCCTCCACAAGCAGAATgtgttttcaaaagagcctaagagTTAGCTGCCCAGTTCCCAATGAATTTCAATAGGATTTGACTGCCCCACTCCCAAAGGCTTATTTGAAAATCCTAGTTTTTAGGTAGTGTACCTTCCTCACTCATTCCAGTGCAGTTCAGGCTGTTAGAGCCCTAAAATAGGCTCTTTAGATTTAATCATTTGCGCACTAATGATAATTTTTTAAGGACAATTGGATTGGAATGTGCTCacaatatctttttaaatattaaaccGTAACATATTATATACATGGTTGGGTGATGTGGGATTGTTTTCTCCAGCTTTCAGTCCttgaggccagaaggggccattggaTCATCTAGtcactagtctgacctcctgcataacacatagGCCACTAAATTTCAAATCTGATGAGGGATTATTTTCTACTTGGATGCAGTAATGAATAGTTCTTAAATAGCGTCTCTGTATACAGACTCCTTTAAGGGAAAGCTTTAATATGTTGTTATTTTAATTTGTTGTTTGTATTACGAGAgcacagaggtaggcaacctatagcacgtgtgccgaaggcggcacacaaactgattttcagtggcactcacatggtcctggccaccggtccagggggttctgcattttaatttaattttaaattaagcttcttaaacattttaaaaaccttatttactttacatacaacaatagtttagttatatattatagacttatagaaagggaccttctaaaaacgttaaaatgtattactggcacgcaaaaacttaaattagagtgaataaatgaagactcggcacagcacttctgaaaggttgccgacccctgtgataGCACCTAGGAGGCCTAGTCATACCagaaccctgttgtgctaggaactgtacaaacTGAACAACAAGAcagcccttgccccaaagagattaatGTAGAACAACAGTCAAGGTTTGATGACTTTTCAATCTTAAAACCTTGAGTTTCTCACTAAAAAAGCAATTAAGCTTTCAAGTCCACAAAAGTAACTTTTCCAGGTGAACAGTATTACCTGCCACTTCGGAAGGGATTTCTGTTTACCTTCAGATTGGACTTTTGGGGCCAAATCATCAAATGTTGTGAATCaacataactccattgaaatgaGTGGAATCCAGCTGACTTACACCAACTGATCTGGCCATGGTGGGTTTGCTTTGTTTACAGTTTCTTTAAATTTCAAGAAAGTTGCAGTAAAAATAAGTGTGGTCAACACAGTCACTGTAATAGACATAATCTTATAACTTGCTGCATCCACAAGGTGCTTGGGAGTGTGTAacagataattaaaaaaataaaaacatgatgAATTACAGTAGCCAATACACTAACATCACCCTGGACAGTAAACGTATCGTCTTATCTGATATATCAGtgaatatgcagtgttgttgtagccatgtcggtcctaggatattagagagacaaggtgggtgaggtaatatcttttactggacgaacttctgttggtgagagagatacgctttcaaactacacagagctcttcttcaggtctgggaaaggtactgagaatgacacagctaaatacaagattgaacagataatttagtataagtagttagcacttattgtaagggaccattcaagatgaagttaATACCTGTGTAATCATAGGACACAAAAGGCATTAGGGGGTGACAGATTGTTGTaagaagccataaatccagtgtctttattaagaccatgatttttagtgtctagcaaagttatgaatttcagCTACCAGGCTTCTCTTttaaaagtgttgtgcaggttttctttgaggatgaggactgataggtcagatatagagtgactgctttgtgaaaagtgtcccACAAAGCAAAAGCGTgatattacctcattcaccttgtccCTTCAATAAATACCCAGTGTACTGGAATACTACAGGCCCATGGACACAAGGTGGGAAAGGGGACACAGGGAGTCTTACCCTTTCTCTATGAATAGGATCTCTCTGTAGGTTTATAGATGGCTGTCACCTAGAGCTTTCCTAAGCATAGTCCACACAAGAAGGCCAAGAATTTCAAAGCTAAGTGCCCAAGGGTCGGCTATTGAGAGtacatttaagcacctaaataagtggtctgGTTTTTAAAAGCACCATCTTGTTCCTTTATCTTTTCTGATACCCTCGGtcactggttctcaaacttatttgatcgggCCCCCTTCTTTGTGTATGTAGCTGTTTACACTCCCACCTCTCAAGGACATAtaccaccacccagctctgaaggcagcgccgtgCCAGCAGACTTAGCACCCCTTTGCCACCCTtatttttctgctgctgctgccaacccagggctgacagctggaATCCCGCCGCCTCCAAGTgcgggtttggggagcagggaaggaaacCTGAGCCCAGCTTGCCTCCCAGTGAGGGATtgagtgggagaggaggaggctcCGAGCCCAGGTGTCAGGGCCCTTCTGCAGGAGCCCCAGCTACCCAAGGCTGAcagagctcttaaaaaaaaaaaaaacccaaaaacacacAGCTCTCACTGCCTTTGACACATTGCTCTGCCTTCCTTGGGAGGTCcgccccatagtttgagaaccactgccctaggttAACCAGGATCAATCCAACTCACTACTTGGATTAGGAACCTCCAAGGGAAATATGTACTGGATAAGGCAGGATTTAATGCTCATTATTTAGGGACAAATTGTCAGTCCTGCCTTCCTAATTAGTGTCTGCACCAAACCTGCATTTGTAATCACATATATAAAGGCACTTGTGAATTTTGCAGGAGCAATTTAGATGTTGAGTTTAAAAAGTGTCTCTCAATACCTGTATCCGTTAACAAAATTTCATAAAGGATTACCAAAAAATATTAACAGGTACCATCTACAAACAGCTGTACAggtctggaaaaaaataatcttttggcTCCTGGAGAAATCCCATTATCGAAAACCAGGAAAAATTCCAGTCAAATACAGATCATAGTAAAACAAATGTACTTCAGCCTCCAGAATCTAGAAAGATTAGATTCCACAGTTCATCTGAAAACTAAAAGACCTTTGGTGGTGTACAGTACCTTTACAGATTTATTTTAGGTGATGATAGATAACTTCATTATAAAGATGAATTCTGTAACTTTCATCAAAAGAAAACTGCTTATTTGCTTCTCTTATAACAAGTCCCAGAACATAGTTGCTGTGAGGTGAAGAAGAGAAATGAATAAAACAAGTTTTGCAAGTTTAAACTGCCAAACTGCTTTTCACATTCTTCTTCAAGGCAGGGCCCATGTGTATAACCAAAATTACTCTGATTGAGAGGATGCATATGCAGCTTGTTTATGCACATCAATGTTTCTAACCTGCAGGCACTAGAACAGGTCAATGCCCGGCTTCGTGAGCTGTACCCTAATGATGAAGAGCTATTTGATATTGTTCTGATGACTAATAACCATGCCCAAGTGGGAGTGAGACTCATAAACAGCATCAATCACTAtagtaagtaaaataaataacattCTGTAGAGCTGCTTGCTGCCAGGCTGTAAACTGAAGCATTTTCAGTTTGCGTGCTCTGACCCTGGAATGGGCAGTTCCTTTGATACAGATACCCATTGCTAGGTGAATGATGTTTATTTGTGTGTGTCAGAACAAGCGAGAGTGTGTtaaacaggatttggcccaaagcTCTAGGTTTAACTTGTCAAGTCTGAATCTCAATTTCTAAGAAAAGGTCCTTGAATGtttctttattttgtatttttccctCTAAACTTGCAATCACTGAGCTGTCTCAGAGGGATTTGGCGGGGGGATTCTTGGGGGATAAGAAACGATCAAACATTGTGGCCAAGTTAAACCTCTTAAAGTTGTCAAAAGTCAGACTACTACTGAACATGAAAAACTTCTTTAAAAGTTTAACATTAATTGAAAAATAAGATTCTTCTTGTAGGACTAGAGTGCCAGctgctcagctgatgtaaattagtATCACTCCATTGATTCTGAATAGTCACTTTGTAAAACTGGAAGTCTTCAGAAGGACATAGAGGAAGTCcttagctgaagatctggccactATGTCCTTCTCAAGATTCATACAGTTAAATTTCAGTCTTTCCAACATGTGACTGCAAGAGTTGTCATGCCAAAGTAGACCATGAGTGCATCTAAGATGGTATCCCAACTCCAGATGACCCCATGTTTCAGAGGAAGTCGGGAAAGTAGCTTTTGCTCAGTAAGAAATTGGGATAAATGTACATCAAGGAGAGATCTTAATATTTCATACATTTTACTCTGTTCAGGTAGTAACTGTATTTTGTTTGTGTTAGGACAAAAACACAGCAGGGTTGCACCTTGtcatattttgtttgtttcttctgtatcTGAGATTTTCATGCCTGTTTTTAGGTTTATCGATTGAACGCTTCTGTATGACTGGTGGAGAAAGCCCTATTGGTTACCTAACAGCATATCTTACCAACTTATACCTTTCTGCTGACTCTGAAAAAGTCCAAGAAGCTATAGAAGCAGGTTTGGATTGGCTCTTACCTTGGTTTATTTCTCACTTAAGCCTATTATCACACGAACTCAATAATTGCATGTATCTTTTCCACAGGAGATGGAAATATTTCAGTAAATTAAATGGAGTCCAATACATATACGTAATATTAACTAGTCACTGTTTTTATTTAATGATTATTATCCTTCTGCTTGGATCTTGTTTCTTATAATGCCCCTCTTTGCCCCCTGCACTGTGTCAGTAATGCCATCCTAACCAATCCTTTCTTTATCTCTTACTCCCAGCTTCATGTCTTCATCCATGCTGCCCCTCTCCCTTGCATGACCACCAGTGTACCAGTCCTCCCTCCTGTCTCATTCAAATTCCTCCTGACGTCACCTTTTCTCTGATGCCAAAAATTAGCCAACATCCAGTGCTTTCTGCACTGCAACGTTAGAAAGAAGAGAGTGagcttaaaatgaaaataaataaataaagctggaGTAAATATCGTCCTCAGAATTTCCCACTATTTCTTATCTTCAGTGTGActtagggtccaatcctgcaaacacttatgactGAAAGTAACTATGCATGAGAATAATTtcacttaaatcaatgggactgcttgcatatataaagtTACTCCTATGCATAAATATATCCGGGGTCAGGGCCTTAGACTGTAAGATCCTCTGGGCAGTGAAGTTTTGTACCCATTCTGTGTCTATGCCATTGCAATGACAATTAATACTAGTGAGTCCACTGGAAACTGCTAACTGAGCTTCTGATGTATTTTCAGGCATTGCATCTGCTACAATGTTCACTGCAAATAAAGACATACCTTACTGTGATAAGCAGCTGAGGGTGGCGTTTGATGGGGATGCTGTTCTCTTTTCTGATGAGTCAGAGCAGATCGTCAAAGAGCATGGATTAGATAGATTTTTTGAACACGAACAGATGAATGAGAATAAACCCCTTGCACAGGTATCTGCTTCTTGAACTGTTAAGACAACTTCGCTTTTTTATTGCTTAAATTGTAGTTGGtactttgattttgtttttcgTATGTGTACATTGTTTTTCTCTTAAATTTATGCATTGTGTCTTGTtcttcatggatttttttttttttttgtgattcaAAGAACCTTTTAATTGTAACATCAATTGCATTATACCTGCTTGGATTTCCTTTTTCACAGACAGTCATTAGAATGCATGTTTGATATTTAAGTGCCTGATACTGCAGTCCTTACACGGGACTCCCATTTCATTGGGAATATTGCATGAGTAAGAACATGAGGTCCTTGTAGCTACCTCTAGAGATATTTTCACTTAATCATCCCCTagaggtctgatccaaagtccactgaattcATTGAAAAAGACTACTATTGATATcaatggactttgggtctggtCCTAAGCGAGGTGAACATGGCAGCCTATATCCATTCATAACAATCAGCCCCACTTCCAAACATACTACTCTGAAACATTTAGTCAGTATTTGTGATCCTTTGTTGCCCTCTGTGCATGTAACAGAATGCACATGTCTGGGCTTGGAATGTAATATCCATTCATACTTTGTTCCACTTTTTATTGTCATATGGAACAGCTATTGTACATCTCTCAATAACATATTAATAAAGAATTGGCATTTGTTTCAAATGCCAGAATGGTCCAAATGTAATATTTATGTTCGTTGTCAAACAGAATTATGATGTTTGTCCAGGAATGCAAACATGTTAGAATCAACTTAAACCAACTTTACTtccatttacactggtataaatcagaataAGGGCCTGATCTTTGAAAGCAATGGGAATTGTAGGTACTCGGTGTGTCAGAGTTTGACCCAAAATTGTTTTCGTTTTTAATTTTGGGTTTCATCCTTCTGTCACTCAAACTGTTGTAAATCTGAAGGaactccacagaagtcagtgtAGTTACACGAGTGTAAAAAGTCAGtatgagaacagaatcaggtgTCATTAAAAAGCAAAAGGTATGTTTTTCATTTCATGAACTCTGGACAGAAAATATACCTGTGTATTAGGGCTTTCCAGCCCCAGTCAGGGTCAAGACCCCTCTGAATTAGGCACTGTAGAGAAATATAGATTTAcaagatccctgccccaaagatcatACAGTCTAAGAAGACAGGCAACGTACAAAGAGAGTAAGAGGGATGCACTGAAATATATAGAAATTATTATATACAAATATACTTTGTGATGGGAGGGCATTCTGTTATGCAAATAGGTATCAGCATTCAGCAACTGCCCCACCCAGCCAAGCTGTcactggttggttggttttcttTGTAGGCATTCTGTTGAGAAAGGGTTCCAAGGAAGAGAAGGTAGTGGCCTTATGGATCATGAAAGAGTTCTATACATAAGGACCAGCATGGAAGAAAGTACAGAGATGTTTGTGGGAGAAGTGGAAAAACATTAAACATGTTTCTGATATTTTATTCCTAGGGCCCTTTGAAAGGTTTTCTGGAAGACTTAGGGAAGCTGCAGAAGAAATTTTATGCAAAAGACGAACGATTAGATTGTCCTATAAGAACCTACCTCGTCACAGCTAGAAGTGCAGCAAGTTCTGGAGCCAGAGTGCTGAAGACTCTCCGTAGCTGGGGTTTGGAGATTGATGAGGCACTTTTTCTTGCAGGAGCTCCTAAAGGACCAATTTTGGTGAAAATACGGCCTCATATTTTCTTTGATGATCAGATGTTTCACATTGAAGGAGCACAACAACTGGGTACTGTAGCAGCACATGTACCTTATGGCATTGGTCAGAAGTACTACAAATCCAAACCTAAAGATGACACTGTTAAAAAATAGCTTCCCTTTAACTTAGACAGCCTCTAACACATAAATAGTTAAGTCTGAAAACTCTACATTTGTATATTATAAGGAGTATGTTTAAAGATTTGACCTTCCTAGCGAAATaagttttaaaaggaaatatttttaatataaacttgtttttaatagttttttttaatagtaCTCTCTTGAAcactttttggtttggtttgctaGGTCTAGCACtgtagttttttttaatattaggaAAAGTCTTGTATTGTTTTTATAGCTTAAGCCATATTTTAaagacattatatatatatatatatatatatatatataatataatatatatatatagtgtgtgtgtgtgtgtgacttctcTGAAAGTGTTGTAAATGGGTTATTTATAACATGAATCATGCTGCATAAAGAATATTTACAGGTTATTTTTGAAAAGACCAAAAATGTGGTGCGAGTATGTTTACCTATTCAGGGTCAGTTTGTTGAATATATATGCCCAGTGATTGTGTCATCACGAATCTGTGATCTGTATGGGTGATTTGTAATTCCA from Mauremys mutica isolate MM-2020 ecotype Southern chromosome 3, ASM2049712v1, whole genome shotgun sequence harbors:
- the LOC123366864 gene encoding cytosolic 5'-nucleotidase 1A-like isoform X1; amino-acid sequence: MKNFMKRKRKRSCSSPAPPGCSSRHQPRAPAATMSSCSSDQSPSSSACGNIPLTPAQQQAAAVGAEQDWAAAKAFYDNLVSTKRPRPPKPQNAITVAVSSRALFDMVKDRKIYEEEGVETYVKYQEENENVPLKPGPAFYFVKALEQVNARLRELYPNDEELFDIVLMTNNHAQVGVRLINSINHYSLSIERFCMTGGESPIGYLTAYLTNLYLSADSEKVQEAIEAGIASATMFTANKDIPYCDKQLRVAFDGDAVLFSDESEQIVKEHGLDRFFEHEQMNENKPLAQGPLKGFLEDLGKLQKKFYAKDERLDCPIRTYLVTARSAASSGARVLKTLRSWGLEIDEALFLAGAPKGPILVKIRPHIFFDDQMFHIEGAQQLGTVAAHVPYGIGQKYYKSKPKDDTVKK
- the LOC123366864 gene encoding cytosolic 5'-nucleotidase 1A-like isoform X2, translated to MKNFMKRKRKRSCSSPAPPGCSSRHQPRAPAATMSSCSSDQSPSSSACGNIPLTPAQQQAAAVGAEQDWAAAKAFYDNLVSTKRPRPPKPQNAITVAVSSRALFDMVKDRKIYEEEGVETYVKYQEENENVPLKPGPAFYFVKALEQVNARLRELYPNDEELFDIVLMTNNHAQVGVRLINSINHYSLSIERFCMTGGESPIGYLTAYLTNLYLSADSEKVQEAIEAGIASATMFTANKDIPYCDKQLRVAFDGDAVLFSDESEQIVKEHGLDRFFEHEQMNENKPLAQGPLKGFLEDLGKLQKKFYAKDERLDCPIRTYLVTARSAASSGARVLKTLRSWGLEIDEALFLAGAPKGPILVKIRPHIFFDDQMFHIEGAQQLDWPRVCIGKPKQTKRTAA